The following proteins are encoded in a genomic region of Deltaproteobacteria bacterium:
- a CDS encoding ATP-binding protein, with protein sequence MGERYLHAPVADHLKKLRQMVFLTGPRQVGKTTLAKSLLPKTLPGVNYFNWDVAEHRKTLLTRIFSGKENLREGNRKIVVFDEIHKYPRWKNALKGLFDQYEPEDAHWIVTGSALLNVYRRGQDSLLGRHFTYHLAPFSVAELAGVAGTNVPTLDALLNIEFSRAGRENYKAFESLLKFGGFPEPLFKGEESFLLRWRSTRLDRLINQDLAATESLKNLPLVENLMFLLPERVGSPLSLNGLREDLEVHFATVKHWMELLERVFYGFFIRPYSKKTGRLLKKEPKWYLWDWTEIENPGSRFENLVAMHLQKYVNYLNQLGRGALSLYYVRDKEKQEVDFLLCDGRKPRLLIECKVARAEASKALFHFAGLLGVKDVIQISQEGCDARFYDKDGVRVRVLDAASFLKELV encoded by the coding sequence GTTGCAGACCATCTGAAGAAACTCCGGCAGATGGTCTTTCTGACGGGGCCGCGTCAGGTGGGAAAGACGACGCTTGCCAAATCCCTGCTCCCGAAGACCCTTCCCGGCGTCAACTATTTTAATTGGGATGTTGCGGAACATCGCAAGACACTCCTGACCCGGATTTTTTCGGGCAAGGAAAACCTGCGCGAAGGGAATCGAAAGATTGTCGTCTTCGACGAAATCCACAAGTATCCGAGATGGAAGAACGCCCTCAAGGGACTCTTCGATCAATACGAACCGGAGGACGCGCATTGGATCGTCACCGGGAGCGCCCTTCTCAACGTCTATCGTCGCGGACAGGATTCGCTTTTGGGGAGGCATTTTACCTATCATTTGGCGCCGTTTTCCGTTGCGGAACTGGCAGGTGTCGCCGGGACCAATGTTCCGACCCTCGACGCCCTTCTGAACATCGAGTTTTCCCGGGCCGGTCGGGAAAACTACAAGGCCTTTGAAAGCCTTTTGAAATTTGGCGGCTTTCCGGAGCCCCTTTTCAAGGGGGAAGAATCCTTCTTGTTGCGATGGCGGTCGACGCGCCTGGATCGGCTGATCAATCAGGATCTCGCCGCGACGGAATCCCTGAAAAATCTGCCGTTGGTCGAAAACCTCATGTTCCTGTTGCCCGAACGTGTGGGAAGTCCGCTGTCCCTCAACGGTTTGCGCGAGGATCTGGAGGTTCACTTTGCCACCGTCAAACATTGGATGGAACTGCTGGAAAGGGTTTTCTACGGGTTCTTCATTCGCCCCTATTCCAAAAAAACGGGCCGTCTGCTCAAGAAGGAGCCGAAGTGGTATCTCTGGGATTGGACGGAGATCGAAAATCCGGGGAGCCGTTTCGAAAATCTGGTTGCGATGCACCTTCAGAAATACGTGAATTATCTCAATCAGCTTGGGCGGGGCGCCCTCTCGCTGTACTATGTGCGGGACAAGGAAAAACAGGAGGTCGACTTCCTTCTTTGTGACGGACGCAAGCCGCGGCTGTTGATCGAATGCAAGGTCGCCCGCGCCGAGGCATCGAAGGCCCTTTTTCATTTCGCCGGCCTCTTGGGAGTAAAGGACGTCATTCAGATCTCCCAAGAGGGGTGCGACGCGCGCTTTTATGACAAGGACGGCGTGCGCGTTCGCGTCCTGGATGCGGCGTCATTCCTCAAGGAACTGGTGTGA